From the Malus domestica chromosome 17, GDT2T_hap1 genome, one window contains:
- the LOC103432061 gene encoding DNA repair protein RAD5A, whose protein sequence is MGKNKVTDELLSTVRSIVDSGYSDMDIIRALHMANNDVTAAINIIFDTPSFKLKERPPAFRKKPQILSSEVVNLKQNGVQKSNCTLGTEGNGSSCPSNSGDDVVEEVAVARCESSAGSQWWFVGSGEVSGLSTCKGRRLRPGDEVDFTFPTKSSSTSPSPGKVFGRGRQAAACSEIVRFSTKDSGEIGRIPKEWARCLLPLVRDKKVRIEGHCKSAPDVLSIMDTILLSISVYINSSMFLKQNKTSLKAANNSTDETVVHPLPTLFRLLGLSPFKKAEFTPSDLYTRKRPLDPKDSFGLCAPELRANKPKIPGQNGDEVENEESISDADLENIVGIGDSSELEEMDPPGTLQCELRPYQKQALHWMIQLEKGHCMDEGAMTLHPCWEAYHLADKRDRVIYLNAFSGDATTEFPSTLQMARGGILADAMGLGKTIMTISLLLTHSGHGLSVSYPTSQSSSEDIEVPDISDHSSDLPKKVPKFSGFDKLLKQKNTVEDGGCLIICPMTLLGQWKAEIETHAKPGSLSVYVHYGQSRPKDAKILAQSDVVITTYGVLASEYSAENPKENGGLYSVSWFRVVLDEAHTIKSSKSQISIAAAALVAGRRWCLTGTPIQNNLEDVYSLLRFLRVEPWGNWAWWNKLIQKPFEEGDERGLKLVQSILKPIMLRRTKFSTDREGRPILVLPPADIQVIYCELTEAEKDFYEALFKRSKVKFDQFVEQGRVLHNYASILELLLRLRQCCDHPFLVMSRGDTQDFSDLDKLARRFLKGKQNSVEGEAKDLPSRAYVQEVVEEIRKGEQGECPICLEAFEDAVLTPCAHRLCRECLLASWRNSSSGLCPVCRKTISKQDLITAPTESRFQVDVEKNWVESSKVVILLRELESLRSSGTKSIVFSQWTAFLDLLQIPLSRSNIPFLRLDGTLNQQQREKVLKQFSEDSDIQVLLMSLKAGGVGINLTAASNAFVLDPWWNPAVEEQAVMRIHRIGQTKRVMIKRFIVKGTVEERMEAVQARKQRLISGALTDQEVRTARIEELKMLFT, encoded by the exons ATGGGGAAAAACAAGGTTACGGACGAACTGCTGTCCACCGTCCGATCAATCGTCGACTCAGGATACTCCGACATGGACATTATCAGAGCCCTCCACATGGCCAACAACGACGTCACCGCCGCAATCAACATAATCTTCGACACGCCCAGTttcaaattgaaggaaagacCACCGGCTTTTCGTAAGAAGCCCCAAATTTTGAGCTCCGAGGTCGTAAATTTGAAGCAAAATGGGGTTCAGAAGAGTAATTGCACTTTGGGTACCGAAGGAAATGGGAGTAGTTGTCCCAGTAATTCAGGGGACGACGTGGTTGAAGAAGTCGCCGTTGCACGGTGCGAGAGCTCGGCTGGGAGCCAGTGGTGGTTTGTGGGTAGCGGTGAAGTTTCAGGTTTATCAACGTGTAAAGGTAGGAGGCTTAGGCCTGGAGACGAAGTGGATTTTACTTTTCCAACAAAGAGCAGTTCGACATCTCCGTCACCCGGCAAGGTTTTTGGGAGGGGACGGCAGGCAGCTGCTTGTTCGGAGATTGTGAGGTTTTCAACGAAAGATTCCGGAGAG ATTGGTAGAATTCCAAAGGAATGGGCTCGGTGTTTATTGCCACTTGTGAGGGATAAGAAGGTTAGAATTGAGGGGCATTGCAAATCTGCTCCTGATGTGTTGAGCATTATGGACACCATTCTTTTGTCAATAAG TGTGTATATCAATAGTTCAATGTTCCTTAAGCAAAACAAGACCTCACTTAAGGCAGCCAATAATTCCACAGACGAAACAGTGGTTCATCCTCTTCCAACATTGTTCCGGTTGCTAGGACTGTCTCCTTTCAAGAAG gcaGAATTTACTCCAAGTGACTTGTACACGAGAAAGCGCCCTTTGGACCCAAAG GATAGCTTTGGACTTTGTGCCCCAGAGTTACGTGCCAATAAGCCTAAAATCCCTGGTCAAAATGGAGATGAAGTTGAAAATGAGGAGTCTATTTCAGATGCTGATCTAGAAAACATTGTTGGTATTGGTGACAGCTCTGAGCTAGAG GAAATGGATCCCCCAGGTACACTTCAGTGTGAACTGCGTCCGTACCAAAAGCAGGCTCTTCATTGGATGATCCAACTGGAAAAGGGACACTGCATGGATGAGGGAGCAATGACTCTTCACCCTTGTTGGGAGGCATATCATCTTGCAGACAA GAGGGACCGTGTTATCTATTTGAATGCATTTTCTGGTGATGCAACAACAGAatttccaagcacacttcaAATGGCCAGAGGAGGA ATTCTGGCTGATGCTATGGGCTTGGGGAAGACCATTATGACGATATCGCTCCTTCTTACTCATTCAGGACATGGATTATCAGTTAGTTACCCTACAAGCCAGTCTTCCAGTGAAGATATTGAAGTCCCTGACATTTCAGACCACTCATCAGACCTACCAAAGAAGGTCCCAAAATTTTCAGGATTTGATAAGTTGTTGAAGCAAAAAAACACGGTTGAGGATGGTGGTTGTTTGATTATATGTCCTATGACTCTTCTAGGCCAGTGGAAG GCAGAGATCGAAACTCATGCTAAACCTGGTTCTCTATCGGTATATGTTCATTATGGACAAAGTAGACCGAAGGATGCAAAGATTTTAGCTCAAAGTGATGTCGTAATCACTACATATGGAGTGTTAGCCTCTGAATATTCTGCTGAG AATCCAAAGGAAAATGGGGGACTTTACTCGGTTAGTTGGTTTAGAGTGGTTCTTGATGAGGCGCATACCATAAAATCCTCAAAAAGCCAAATTTccattgctgctgctgctttagTTGCTGGTCGGCGATGGTGTCTTACTGGCACACCCATACAG AACAACCTGGAGGACGTTTACAGTCTTCTCCGGTTTTTGAGGGTAGAACCTTGGGGAAACTGGGCATG GTGGAATAAACTCATACAAAAACCTTTTGAGGAGGGTGATGAGAGAGGATTAAAGTTGGTTCAGTCTATcttaaagccaatcatgttaAGGAGAACAAAGTTTAGCACAGACCGCGAAGGCAG GCCAATTTTAGTTCTTCCTCCAGCTGATATTCAGGTGATTTACTGTGAACTCACAGAAGCTGAAAAAGACTTCTACGAGGCCCTCTTTAAAAGATCAAAG GTGAAGTTTGATCAATTTGTTGAGCAAGGACGGGTTCTTCATAACTATGCATCCATATTGGAGTTGCTTTTACGCCTTCGCCAGTGTTGTGATCATCCATTTCTTGTGATGAG CCGAGGTGATACACAAGACTTTTCTGATCTGGATAAGCTAGCTAGACGTTTCCTTAAAGGAAAACAGAATTCTGTGGAAGGGGAAGCCAAAGATCTGCCTTCACGTGCTTATGTTCAAGAAGTTGTAGAAGAAATACGTAAGGGGGAACAGGGAGAGTGTCCAATATGTCTTGAAGCCTTTGAAGATGCAGTGTTAACACCTTGTGCTCACCGCTTATGCCGTGAATGTCTCTTGGCAAGTTGGCGGAACTCAAGTTCTGGTCTATGTCCTGTTTGTAG GAAGACCATCAGTAAGCAAGATCTTATTACAGCACCCACTGAGAGTCGGTTTCAGGTTGATGTTGAGAAAAACTGGGTGGAATCATCCAAAGTTGTCATTCTTTTGCGTGAACTTGAATCTCTTCGCTCATCAGGCACAAAAAGCATTGTCTTCAGCCAGTGGACGGCTTTTCTGGACCTCTTGCAGATCCCTCTTTCTCG GAGTAACATTCCATTTCTTCGCCTTGATGGGACTCTGAATCAACAGCAACGTGAGAAAGTGTTAAAACAGTTTTCAGAAGATAGTGACATCCAG GTATTGCTAATGTCACTGAAGGCTGGAGGAGTTGGAATAAATCTGACAGCAGCATCAAATGCTTTTGTCTTG GATCCATGGTGGAATCCAGCAGTCGAGGAACAAGCTGTCATGCGTATTCATCGCATTGGACAAACAAAAAGGGTGATGATCAAGCGGTTTATTGTGAAG GGAACGGTTGAGGAACGAATGGAAGCAGTGCAAGCGCGTAAACAGCGACTGATTTCCGGAGCCTTGACGGACCAAGAAGTTCGAACTGCTCGCATAGAGGAACTAAAGATGCTTTTTACTTGA
- the LOC103425796 gene encoding glucose-6-phosphate 1-dehydrogenase 6, cytoplasmic: MGSGSWHMEKRDSFRVEPVRDIDNVLENGSLSIIVLGASGDLAKKKTFPALFNLYRQGFLLPEEVHIFGYARTKISDDELRNRIRGYLVSDKGASPKDVENVTNFLQLIKYVSGSYDGEEGFRLLDKEISDNEISKNSAEGSSRRLFYLALPPSVYPSVCRMIRHYCMNRSDLGGWTRIVVEKPFGKDLDSAEQLSNQIGELFEESQIYRIDHYLGKELVQNLLVLRFANRFFLPLWNRDNIENVQIVFREDFGTEGRGGYFDEYGIIRDIIQNHLLQVLCLVAMEKPISLKPEHIRDEKVKVLQSVMPIKDDEVVLGQYDGYTDDPTVPDHSNTPTFSTVILRIHNERWEGVPFILKAGKALNSRKAEIRVQFKDVPGDIFKCKKQGRNEFVIRLQPSEAMYMKLTVKQPGLEMSTVQSELDLSYGQRYQGVTIPEAYERLILDTIRGDQQHFVRRDELKAAWEIFTPLLHRIDNGEVKPLPYQPGSRGPAEADALLEKAGYVQTHGYIWIPPTL; encoded by the exons ATGGGATCGGGATCATGGCACATGGAGAAAAGAGACAGCTTCCGGGTCGAACCCGTTAGAGACATTGATAATGTGCTTGAAAATGGGTCTCTCTCGATTATCGTGCTTGGCGCTTCCGGTGATCTTGCCAAGAAGAAGACTTTTCCGGCACTCTTCAACCTTTATCGGCAG GGATTTCTGCTACCAGAAGAAGTTCACATTTTTGGATATGCGAGGACTAAGATTTCTGATGATGAGCTAAGAAACCGCATACGTGG GTATCTTGTCAGTGACAAAGGAGCTTCGCCCAAGGACGTGGAGAATGTAACCAATTTTTTGCAACTG ATCAAATATGTTAGTGGTTCTTATGATGGTGAGGAAGGATTTCGCCTGCTTGATAAGGAAATTTCAGATAATGAAATCTCAAAGAATAGTGCGGAAGGATCATCCCGCAGGCTCTTTTATCTTGCACTTCCTCCATCAGTATACCCCTCTGTCTGCAGGATGATCAGGCATTATTGCATGAATAGAT CTGATCTTGGTGGATGGACTCGTATTGTTGTTGAGAAGCCATTTGGCAAGGATTTGGACTCTGCAGAACAACTCAGTAACCAGATCGGGGAGTTGTTCGAGGAATCACAAATTTACCGTATCGATCACTATCTGGGGAAGGAATTGGTGCAGAATCTG TTAGTACTCCGTTTTGCAAATCGATTCTTTTTGCCCCTTTGGAACCGAGACAACATTGAGAATGTACAG ATTGTGTTTAGGGAGGATTTTGGAACTGAAGGTCGAGGTGGATACTTTGATGAATATGG AATTATCCGCGATATTATTCAAAATCATCTCTTGCAG GTTCTATGCTTGGTTGCCATGGAAAAACCTATTTCCCTAAAACCTGAGCACATACGGGACGAGAAAGTAAAG GTTCTTCAATCAGTGATGCCAATTAAGGATGATGAAGTTGTTCTTGGACAATATGATGGCTACACAGACGATCCAACTGTTCCTGACCACTCTAACACTCCAACCTTTTCAACCGTGATTCTGCGAATCCACAATGAAAGATGGGAAG GTGTTCCTTTTATACTAAAGGCCGGGAAAGCATTAAATTCAAGAAAGGCAGAAATAAGAGTTCAATTTAAGGATGTTCCTGGTGACATATTCAAAT GTAAGAAGCAAGGGAGGAATGAGTTTGTAATACGCTTGCAACCTTCAGAAGCTATGTACATGAAACTTACG GTGAAGCAGCCTGGACTTGAGATGTCAACTGTCCAAAGTGAATTAGACTTGTCATACGGGCAACGTTATCAAGGGGTAACTATCCCGGAGGCTTATGAACGTCTAATTCTTGACAC AATAAGAGGTGATCAACAACATTTTGTACGAAGAGACGAGTTGAAG GCGGCGTGGGAAATCTTCACCCCTCTTCTGCACAGGATTGACAATGGTGAGGTAAAGCCGCTTCCATACCAGCCAGGCAGTCGGGGTCCTGCAGAAGCGGATGCACTGCTAGAAAAAGCTGGCTACGTACAAACACATGGCTACATATGGATCCCTCCTACCTTGTAG
- the LOC103425795 gene encoding F-box protein SKIP14-like: MALNLSRGSIFPAYLSAEHSLCSSVKYPDGYVMDQFKEKDLDGICDDPSSSWSSNLDLKNTHCKSELGGFCDRSADDIVDRLPVDPFGMEIRSTFTAITGWFQGFEPDDESCSSSEWDEGKANVVDGRLFTGLNWVWNSAVWYQPEVCDLKFDGVSIPYDSFDGFGICDGSFVLDDNVEEFLSFSYAGDLDVFDGAKQLQVGTKEIQGCSIMCPDGEASAPHDAMFYALRFLGVKDLLSVERVCKSFRNAVRSDPLLWRNIIIDWPLNERITDDVLVKLTSRAQGTLQTLGLVHCVRITDSGLQGVFDSNPSLTKLSVPGCLKISVECIFLNIRTLKSAGNPGIKQLRIAGLSGITDEQFEELKLLLGVDNHIQLRAPKPHFFKGGLLYGSCDDDCPIDIEACPRCQRLSLVYDCPAKSCQGKQPADQTCRACTLCIARCISCGCCLKDCDYEETFCLDLLCLHCLESLLNSQEKHGDKGAPKCAIFCQENRYQFCLFG, translated from the exons ATGGCTTTGAATCTCTCTCGTGGCTCTATCTTTCCGGCGTATCTGTCCGCGGAGCATAGTTTGTGTTCTTCTGTTAAGTACCCTGATGGGTATGTGATGGATCAATTCAAGGAAAAGGATTTGGATGGTATTTGTGATGATCCGTCAAGTTCTTGGAGTTCCAATTTGGATTTGAAGAATACCCATTGCAAGAGTGAATTGGGTGGCTTTTGTGACCGTTCTGCTGATGATATTGTGGATCGATTGCCTGTCGATCCCTTTGGAATGGAGATTAGGTCTACGTTTACGGCGATCACTGGTTGGTTTCAAGGTTTTGAACCGGATGATGAATCTTGTAGTTCTTCTGAGTGGGATGAAGGAAAGGCAAATGTGGTTGATGGCAGATTGTTTACTGGTCTGAATTGGGTTTGGAATAGCGCTGTGTGGTATCAGCCGGAAGTTTGTGACCTGAAATTTGATGGAGTATCAATCCCATATGATAGCTTTGATGGGTTCGGGATCTGTGATGGAAGTTTTGTATTGGATGACAATGTGGAGGAGTTTCTGAGTTTTAGCTATGCGGGGGACTTAGATGTTTTTGATGGAGCTAAGCAACTGCAGGTTGGAACTAAGGAAATACAGGGTTGTAGCATCATGTGTCCTGATGGTGAGGCAAGTGCTCCGCATGATGCTATGTTTTATGCACTGCGTTTTCTTGGTGTTAAGGACCTTCTTTCGGTTGAAAGGGTTTGCAAGTCTTTTCGTAATGCAGTTAGAAGTGACCCTCTTCTATGGAGGAATATTATCATTGATTGGCCATTGAATGAGCGCATCACCGATGATGTTCTTGTAAAATTAACTAGCAGGGCTCAAGGCACACTTCAAACcttgggtctagtgcattgcGTAAGGATCACTGACAGTGGGCTGCAGGGTGTGTTTGACAGCAACCCGAGTTTGACAAAG TTAAGTGTTCCTGGATGTCTTAAAATCAGTGTTGAGTGCATCTTCTTAAACATAAGGACCTTGAAGTCTGCCGGCAACCCTGGAATAAAGCAGTTAAGAATTGCTGGTCTCTCTGGTATAACTGACGAGCAGTTCGAAGAGTTGAAATTATTGCTTGGTGTAGATAACCACATTCAGCTTAGAGCCCCCAAACCTCATTTTTTTAAAGGTGGGTTGTTGTATGGCTCTTGTGATGATGATTGTCCCATCGACATCGAAGCATGCCCCAGGTGCCAGAGACTTAGTTTAGTTTATGATTGCCCTGCAAAGAGTTGCCAAGGGAAACAACCTGCTGATCAGACATGTAGGGCTTGCACGCTCTGCATAGCTCGCTGTATTAGTTGCGGGTGCTGCCTTAAAGACTGCGATTATGAGGAGACATTTTGTCTAGACTTGCTTTGCTTGCATTGTTTGGAGAGTCTACTTAACAGTCAAGAGAAGCATGGAGACAAGGGCGCTCCCAAGTGCGCGATATTCTGTCAGGAGAACAGGTATCAATTTTGCCTTTTTGGCTAA